The genomic segment TGCAGCAGGCGAATTCCGGCCAGTCCCCCCAGAGCGATTTCAAGCGGGCGTAAAAGTTCTGAGAACCAGAGCGTTAAACCGGCATGATAGTTAGCTCCAAGTAAAATTATCCCGGTCAGGATAATCATGGTCTGCAGGACGACTAAACCGCTGTAGGCCAGGGATTGCAAAGGCCCATATTGATATTGATGTTTGGGCTTTTCTTGCGTGAGCAGGAGATAGAATCTTATCTGAACAATCAGATTGTGAATATTGGTCCACGCCAGAAGGTCGGTCCAGCGGGCATGGAACTTGGCGAACAGGCCGAGGTAGGCGCGCCAGATCATCAGAAAGGTCAGGAAAATACCAACGCCACTGTGCAGGGCGCGCAGGTTCCCCATCCAGTATTTATCGGCGGTGGCGCCGGCTGCGTGGGAAAGTGGATCGGCGATGTAAAAACCACTGATGAGCAAGGTGAAAACCGACAGAACAACCGACCAGTGGATCAGCCGAATTGAGAGCCACCATTCTTTTTGCATGCGTAATCTAGGCATAACAGACTCCTTGACGACCGTCTTAGAGAACCTTGAACTTACCTATTTCCCGACCTTTGCCATCAATCACATGGACGGCGCAGGCCATGCAGGGGTCAAAGGAGTGGATCGTGCGCAGAATCTCCAGCGGTTGATCAATATTTGCCATCTTGGTGCCGATCAGGGACTCCTCGTAAGGTCCCCGAATGTTTTGCAGATCCCGGGGTGAGCAGTTCCAGGTCGACGGAACGATCGCCTGATAATTACTGATGACCTGGTTTTCAACCTTAAGCCAGTGGCCGAGAGAGCCGCGGGGAACCTCGGTCAGGCCACGGCCCTGAGCGCTTTGGGGCACATCGCAACGAGTCCAGGTTCGCTGATCCCCACCTTTCAGGTTGGTGATCAGCTCATTGATCCAGGTCTCGGTATAGTCGGCGAC from the Pseudomonadota bacterium genome contains:
- the cybH gene encoding Ni/Fe-hydrogenase, b-type cytochrome subunit, whose product is MPRLRMQKEWWLSIRLIHWSVVLSVFTLLISGFYIADPLSHAAGATADKYWMGNLRALHSGVGIFLTFLMIWRAYLGLFAKFHARWTDLLAWTNIHNLIVQIRFYLLLTQEKPKHQYQYGPLQSLAYSGLVVLQTMIILTGIILLGANYHAGLTLWFSELLRPLEIALGGLAGIRLLHHIISWGFILFIMIHVYMAIWIDVVYKEGTVSSMISGRVFRKVE